The following are encoded together in the Nocardioides thalensis genome:
- a CDS encoding ATP-binding cassette domain-containing protein, which translates to MSAVEVRNLVAAYDTAPVLHGVSLTVEPGAVAAVLGPSGSGKSTLLRVLAGLHRPVSGSVTIGDRLVDDAAATFVPPERRGIGLVPQTGALFPHLTVAGNVGFGLRDSGGGASRPDRAARRQRVADLLELTGLAELARRMPHQLSGGQRQRVALARALAPDPHLVLLDEPFTALDAGLRVSLRAEVLRILRAAGATALLVTHDQAEAMSMASTVALIRDGRIEQAGTPVEVYAAPATPWVGTFLGESTLVPATSDGSTATCALGILRHDAAAAGPVRLLVRPEQVALDGSGVTGTVVAVDFQGHDALVTVQVSDIPVRARVPATALPAVGAEVAVAVRGEVRAFA; encoded by the coding sequence GTGAGCGCGGTGGAGGTGCGCAACCTGGTGGCCGCCTACGACACCGCCCCGGTGCTGCACGGGGTGTCGCTCACCGTCGAGCCGGGTGCTGTGGCCGCGGTGCTCGGGCCGAGTGGCTCCGGGAAGTCGACGCTGCTGCGGGTCCTGGCCGGGCTCCACCGGCCGGTCTCCGGGTCGGTCACGATCGGCGACCGGCTCGTCGACGACGCCGCGGCGACGTTCGTGCCGCCCGAGCGGCGCGGCATCGGGCTGGTCCCGCAGACGGGCGCCCTGTTCCCGCACCTGACCGTCGCCGGCAACGTCGGTTTCGGGTTGCGCGACAGCGGAGGCGGGGCCAGCCGGCCCGACCGGGCCGCGCGCCGGCAGCGGGTCGCCGACCTGCTCGAGCTCACCGGCCTCGCCGAGCTGGCCCGGAGGATGCCGCACCAGCTCTCCGGTGGCCAGCGGCAGCGGGTGGCGCTCGCCCGCGCCCTCGCGCCCGACCCGCATCTCGTGCTGCTCGACGAGCCGTTCACCGCGCTCGACGCCGGGCTCCGGGTGAGCCTCCGCGCGGAGGTGCTGCGGATCCTGCGCGCGGCCGGGGCGACCGCCCTCCTCGTCACCCACGACCAGGCGGAGGCGATGTCCATGGCGTCGACCGTCGCGCTGATCCGCGACGGCCGGATCGAGCAGGCCGGCACGCCGGTCGAGGTGTACGCCGCGCCCGCGACCCCGTGGGTCGGCACGTTCCTCGGCGAGTCGACCCTGGTGCCCGCCACCTCCGACGGCTCGACCGCGACCTGCGCGCTCGGGATCCTGCGGCATGACGCCGCCGCTGCCGGGCCGGTGCGACTGCTCGTGCGGCCGGAGCAGGTCGCCCTCGACGGGTCCGGCGTCACCGGCACCGTGGTCGCCGTCGACTTCCAGGGCCACGACGCGCTGGTCACGGTGCAGGTCAGCGACATCCCGGTGCGGGCCCGGGTGCCGGCGACCGCGCTGCCGGCGGTCGGCGCGGAGGTCGCGGTCGCCGTACGCGGCGAGGTGCGGGCGTTCGCCTGA
- a CDS encoding SigE family RNA polymerase sigma factor — protein sequence MRSRDEAAYTDYVAARQDHLRRVAYALCGDWHRAEDLLQNALVKLYVAWPRRDRWATPDAYVRQILVRASIDEHRRAWRRHEVSGLEGVEHTAAARRHDSEQRDVLFAALDQLTVQQRHCVVLRYWLELSVAETAAELGISEGSVKTHAFRGRERLRELLAEVDEPEPVV from the coding sequence GTGAGGTCCCGCGACGAGGCGGCCTACACCGACTACGTCGCCGCGCGCCAGGACCACCTGCGGCGCGTGGCCTACGCCCTGTGCGGCGATTGGCACCGGGCCGAGGACCTCCTCCAGAACGCCCTGGTCAAGCTGTACGTCGCCTGGCCGCGCCGCGACCGGTGGGCGACCCCGGACGCCTACGTGCGGCAGATCCTGGTGCGGGCCAGCATCGACGAGCACCGGCGGGCGTGGCGCCGGCACGAGGTCTCCGGTCTCGAGGGCGTCGAGCACACCGCGGCCGCCCGACGGCATGACTCCGAGCAGCGCGACGTGCTCTTCGCCGCCCTCGACCAGCTGACCGTGCAGCAGCGTCACTGCGTGGTGCTGCGCTACTGGCTGGAGCTCTCGGTCGCCGAGACGGCCGCTGAGCTGGGGATCTCCGAGGGCTCGGTGAAGACCCACGCCTTCCGCGGCCGGGAGCGGCTGCGGGAGCTGCTGGCGGAGGTCGACGAGCCCGAGCCGGTGGTGTAG